In Meleagris gallopavo isolate NT-WF06-2002-E0010 breed Aviagen turkey brand Nicholas breeding stock chromosome 2, Turkey_5.1, whole genome shotgun sequence, the following are encoded in one genomic region:
- the KCNG3 gene encoding potassium voltage-gated channel subfamily G member 3: MLYFLFFDRIIEAICIGWFTAECIVRFIVSKNKCEFVRRPLNIIDLLAITPYYISVLMTVFTGENSQLQRAGVTLRVLRMMRIFWVIKLARHFIGLQTLGLTLKRCYREMVMLLVFICVAMAIFSALSQLLENGLDLGTKNKDYASIPAACWWVIISMTTVGYGDMCPITVPGRILGGICVVSGIVLLALPITFIYHSFVQCYHELKFRSARYGRSLSAEFLN; the protein is encoded by the coding sequence ATgctgtactttcttttttttgacaGGATAATTGAAGCTATCTGCATAGGCTGGTTCACTGCAGAGTGCATTGTGAGGTTCATCGTTTCAAAGAACAAGTGTGAGTTTGTCAGAAGACCTCTCAACATTATTGATTTACTGGCAATTACTCCTTACTACATCTCTGTTCTCATGACAGTTTTTACAGGGGAAAATTCGCAGCTCCAGAGGGCTGGAGTCACCTTGAGGGTCTTAAGAATGATGAGGATTTTTTGGGTGATTAAACTGGCTCGTCATTTCATTGGCCTTCAAACACTTGGTCTGACTCTGAAGCGTTGTTACAGAGAGATGGTGATGCTCCTTGTCTTTATCTGTGTTGCTATGGCAATTTTCAGTGCACTTTCCCAGCTGCTTGAAAATGGGCTGGACTTGGGAACTAAGAATAAGGATTATGCCAGCATCCCTGCTGCTTGTTGGTGGGTGATCATCTCTATGACCACAGTTGGTTATGGTGACATGTGTCCCATCACAGTACCGGGAAGGATTCTTGGAGGAATCTGCGTGGTTAGTGGCATCGTTTTACTAGCCTTGCCAATCACTTTCATTTATCATAGCTTTGTGCAGTGTTACCATGAGCTCAAGTTCCGATCTGCTAGGTATGGTAGAAGCCTCTCTGCTGAATTCTTAAATTGA